The following are from one region of the Paenibacillus protaetiae genome:
- the hpt gene encoding hypoxanthine phosphoribosyltransferase: MLSDIQEVLYDEGKLQAKVKELGEQLSRDFEGRNPLVICVLKGAFIFMSDLVKTMTIPLEIDFMAVSSYGQSTKSSGVVKIIKDLDTSVEGRDVLIVEDIIDSGLTLSYLIDVLERRNAKSVTVATLFDKPARRTVDLQADYTGFTLPDEFVVGYGLDFAEKYRNLPFIGILKPEVYEK; this comes from the coding sequence TTGTTAAGCGACATTCAGGAAGTGCTATATGATGAAGGCAAGCTTCAAGCGAAAGTTAAGGAGCTCGGCGAGCAGCTCAGCCGGGATTTCGAAGGGCGGAATCCGCTCGTTATTTGCGTCCTCAAAGGCGCGTTTATTTTTATGTCCGATCTTGTGAAAACAATGACCATCCCGCTGGAAATCGATTTTATGGCGGTATCGAGCTACGGCCAGTCGACCAAATCGTCCGGCGTTGTCAAAATCATTAAAGATCTTGACACTTCTGTAGAAGGAAGAGATGTTCTCATTGTGGAAGATATTATCGACAGCGGCCTTACGCTCAGCTATTTGATTGATGTGCTGGAGCGCCGCAATGCCAAGAGTGTTACGGTAGCTACGCTGTTCGACAAGCCTGCCCGCAGAACGGTTGATCTGCAGGCTGATTACACAGGCTTCACCCTCCCGGACGAGTTTGTCGTCGGTTACGGTCTTGATTTTGCAGAAAAATACCGCAACCTGCCTTTCATCGGCATTTTGAAGCCGGAGGTTTATGAGAAATAA
- the tilS gene encoding tRNA lysidine(34) synthetase TilS has translation MMGDDGRLRALKRLAAEEKLWRKGDRVVVAVSGGPDSMALLHMLSRLRAEEGIALVAAHANHGFRAESEEEAVMVRDYAAQLGVPFEHAALHMPDYIEETGMNSQEASRTKRYAFLHEAAQKHGAGIIALAHHADDQAETVMMRLLRGTGTTGLAAIAMRRSEKNVELIRPLLRMRKSELLQYCADFHIPYCIDSSNEKRDYFRNVVRLDVLPYLSRLNPGFTGSLCRLAHIAGAEDDWMEHEAEKIFRETVAVTPSGAELDAESLAGLHVALQRRLIKLILNYLSQDADSVSFEQIESMRAAARTGAKSTWKLDAGGNIRFLREYGKLRFVRLDEARPIPAEGSYPYEVHGAGSVTVNEFASIFTFTVLPAEANRMPEGRHEACFDMSKLTFPLKIRNRQPGDRMNILGLNGSKKVQDMFVDAKVAPSLRERYPILCDAEGRLLWVPGIRRSGHALAQAGQTESILHVRMEHE, from the coding sequence ATGATGGGAGACGATGGCCGGCTCCGCGCTTTGAAGCGGCTGGCTGCAGAAGAAAAGCTATGGAGGAAAGGAGACCGGGTGGTTGTTGCGGTGTCGGGGGGACCGGACTCGATGGCTTTACTGCATATGCTGAGCAGGCTTCGTGCCGAAGAAGGGATCGCGCTTGTGGCTGCGCACGCCAATCACGGTTTCCGGGCGGAATCTGAGGAAGAAGCGGTAATGGTCCGCGATTACGCGGCGCAGCTTGGCGTTCCTTTCGAGCATGCGGCTCTCCATATGCCAGATTATATAGAAGAAACAGGGATGAACAGCCAGGAGGCGTCGCGGACAAAGCGGTACGCCTTTTTGCATGAAGCGGCGCAAAAGCATGGGGCGGGCATTATCGCCCTGGCGCACCATGCCGACGATCAGGCGGAGACGGTAATGATGCGGCTGCTGCGGGGAACGGGCACAACCGGCCTGGCAGCAATTGCTATGAGAAGAAGCGAAAAAAACGTGGAACTCATCCGGCCTTTGCTTCGTATGAGAAAGTCAGAGCTTCTGCAGTACTGCGCTGATTTCCATATCCCATATTGTATAGACAGCAGCAACGAGAAGCGGGATTACTTTCGCAATGTCGTCCGGCTGGACGTCTTGCCTTACTTGTCCCGGCTTAACCCGGGTTTTACCGGGTCTTTATGCAGGCTGGCCCATATAGCGGGTGCGGAAGACGACTGGATGGAGCATGAAGCGGAGAAGATTTTTCGTGAAACGGTGGCTGTAACTCCATCCGGCGCCGAGCTGGACGCCGAGTCGTTAGCGGGACTCCATGTCGCTTTACAAAGGAGATTGATTAAACTAATATTAAATTATCTTTCTCAAGACGCGGATTCCGTGTCTTTTGAGCAGATCGAGAGTATGCGCGCAGCCGCCCGCACAGGTGCCAAAAGCACATGGAAGCTGGATGCCGGCGGAAATATCCGGTTTCTGAGAGAATACGGCAAGCTTCGGTTTGTCCGGCTTGATGAAGCCCGTCCAATTCCGGCCGAAGGCTCTTATCCATATGAAGTGCACGGTGCAGGCAGCGTAACGGTGAACGAATTTGCTTCTATTTTTACATTTACGGTGCTGCCAGCCGAAGCGAACAGGATGCCTGAAGGGCGCCATGAAGCCTGCTTTGATATGAGCAAGCTGACATTTCCGCTTAAGATCCGAAATCGGCAGCCGGGAGACCGGATGAACATTTTAGGATTAAACGGCTCCAAAAAAGTGCAAGATATGTTCGTTGACGCCAAAGTCGCTCCGTCGCTCCGCGAACGGTATCCGATTTTGTGCGATGCAGAGGGGCGTTTGCTATGGGTTCCGGGAATCCGGAGATCGGGGCATGCACTGGCCCAGGCCGGCCAAACAGAAAGCATTTTGCATGTTCGCATGGAGCATGAATAA
- a CDS encoding protein kinase domain-containing protein — MTTSYKLELRKGTVIVGKWKRRQYRVEKLLGEGANGKVYLVEHGRAWYAMKVGMDAVDLQSEINVLQTIAGQRRSGREAFLIDVDDFVSIGGREHPFYIMRYVRGVTLTQFMERHGAEWFPLLGLHLLNRLSDLHRAGWVFGDLKMENVMALDYGHVELIDYGGVTAAGKSVRQFTEIYDRGYWNMGSRSADSGYDLFSFGVLCLQLHEPKRLLQLTKELLPQNRSAEELLELAEGHAALKPYAGWLSRAFHGGFQSTAEASELWRQLMHRRELARHNGVPLWMKGLFAASVLLLAGSVYWLLRNGL; from the coding sequence GTGACTACGTCGTATAAGCTGGAGCTTCGCAAAGGCACGGTTATTGTGGGGAAATGGAAAAGACGGCAATACCGTGTGGAGAAGCTGCTTGGCGAAGGCGCCAACGGTAAAGTGTATTTGGTGGAGCATGGACGCGCCTGGTATGCCATGAAGGTTGGCATGGACGCTGTCGACCTGCAGTCGGAAATCAACGTGCTGCAGACGATTGCGGGACAGCGGCGCAGCGGCCGGGAAGCTTTCCTTATTGATGTAGATGATTTTGTGTCGATCGGAGGCCGGGAGCATCCTTTCTATATCATGCGTTATGTGCGAGGCGTTACGCTGACGCAGTTCATGGAGCGCCACGGAGCGGAATGGTTTCCGCTGCTGGGCCTCCATCTGCTGAACAGGCTGTCGGACCTGCACCGGGCCGGCTGGGTGTTCGGCGATCTGAAGATGGAGAATGTGATGGCGCTCGATTACGGCCATGTCGAGCTCATTGATTACGGCGGGGTAACCGCAGCCGGCAAAAGCGTCCGGCAGTTTACGGAAATATACGACCGCGGGTACTGGAATATGGGCAGCCGTTCGGCGGACAGCGGGTACGATCTGTTTTCCTTCGGCGTATTATGCCTTCAGCTCCATGAGCCCAAGCGGCTGCTGCAGCTGACGAAGGAGCTGCTGCCGCAAAACCGTTCGGCGGAGGAGCTGCTGGAGCTTGCCGAAGGCCACGCGGCGTTAAAACCGTACGCCGGCTGGCTGAGCCGGGCGTTCCACGGCGGCTTCCAATCAACGGCGGAAGCGTCCGAGCTGTGGCGGCAGCTCATGCACCGCCGCGAGCTTGCTCGCCATAACGGCGTGCCGCTATGGATGAAGGGGCTTTTTGCCGCATCGGTGCTGCTGCTGGCCGGTTCGGTATACTGGCTGCTGCGGAATGGGCTGTAG
- the spoIIE gene encoding stage II sporulation protein E: protein MSKENVVMFPGTKRTGKARSLLKRAYDAVSGFRPVQLIAAKKWTLLLVALGFLFGRAVLLESLMPFAAAYFAVIYFMRKDVYPWVALSLVAGSWFAMEPAPLWIGMEIAALFLLLKGLETFEKAELTSAPLLVFIATLVVKLFQVLIGDSLSWYHFMMIVVEASLSFVLTLVFIQALPVLTMSKKTATLRNEEIICLMIMLASVMTGLVGWSVYGLSAEHVMSRYTLLLFALAGGAPLGASVGVVAGLILSLADLQAIVQMSLLAFAGLLAGLLREGGKMATAFGMLLGTSILSVYIGSGSDVMASTWESVAAAVLLLLTPRSMIRIIARYVPGTGEHAQSQHDYAKRVREVTADRVSQYSEVFRQLSRSFGQFGGSSAAETSAARKDRELNQFMTAVCEQSCASCHKQKVCWENKYFQTNKIMTEMMEAVREGQTLLPKDVPRHWNAHCSKVPQVLGIIRQEYELYQNDMHWRKQLFDSRQLVADQLAGVSQVMEDLAKEIKREGMTLHLQEEQIREALEGLGLSIQEIEVINLEEGNVEILVYHTFHKGYDECRKLIAPLLSDILGEHIAVKSENAPAKSGEPALAVFGSAKEYEIETGIAGAAKGGDLLSGDSFAMLELGNGKYAVAISDGMGNGERAREESSAALTILQQLLQSGMDEKLAVKSVNSILLLRSPDEVFATVDLAIIDLYTAMTTFMKIGSTPSYIKRGGEVIPVTANNLPIGILQDIDFDLVSMQLQPGDTLIMMSDGIYDAPGYAVNKDMWMKRIIQEMKADDPQEIADMLLETVVRHHEGDIVDDMTVLVARVDKHLPEWASFRWPGLDKLERPRTVS from the coding sequence ATGAGTAAAGAAAACGTCGTCATGTTTCCGGGTACGAAAAGGACGGGCAAAGCCCGGTCCCTGTTGAAGAGAGCATATGATGCTGTTTCCGGGTTTAGACCTGTCCAGTTGATTGCGGCAAAAAAATGGACGCTGCTGCTTGTAGCGCTTGGCTTCCTGTTTGGACGGGCGGTGCTGCTGGAGTCGCTGATGCCGTTTGCCGCTGCTTATTTCGCCGTTATCTATTTTATGAGAAAGGATGTATACCCGTGGGTGGCGTTATCGCTTGTGGCGGGCAGCTGGTTTGCAATGGAGCCGGCGCCGTTATGGATCGGGATGGAGATCGCCGCTTTATTCTTGTTATTGAAGGGGCTGGAGACGTTCGAGAAAGCCGAGCTGACGTCGGCCCCGCTGCTGGTGTTTATCGCTACGCTGGTGGTCAAGCTGTTTCAGGTGCTGATCGGAGATTCCCTGAGCTGGTACCACTTTATGATGATTGTCGTTGAAGCATCGCTCAGCTTTGTGCTGACGCTTGTGTTCATTCAGGCGCTGCCGGTGCTCACGATGTCCAAGAAGACAGCTACTTTGCGCAATGAGGAAATTATTTGCCTCATGATTATGCTTGCTTCGGTTATGACTGGCCTCGTGGGCTGGTCGGTGTACGGGCTGTCGGCCGAACATGTGATGTCGCGGTATACGCTGCTGCTGTTTGCCCTCGCCGGAGGGGCGCCGCTGGGCGCATCGGTAGGCGTCGTTGCCGGGCTTATTCTGAGCCTTGCGGATTTGCAGGCGATTGTGCAGATGAGTTTGCTTGCTTTTGCAGGGCTGCTGGCCGGACTGCTTCGTGAAGGAGGCAAAATGGCGACCGCTTTCGGGATGCTGCTGGGCACTTCGATCTTATCGGTCTATATCGGCAGCGGCAGCGATGTGATGGCTTCGACCTGGGAATCGGTGGCGGCGGCAGTGCTGCTTCTGCTTACGCCGCGCAGTATGATCCGCATTATTGCGCGTTATGTGCCGGGAACGGGCGAACATGCCCAAAGCCAGCATGATTATGCGAAAAGGGTACGCGAAGTGACGGCCGACCGCGTCTCTCAATATTCGGAAGTATTCCGCCAGCTTTCCCGCAGCTTTGGACAATTCGGGGGCTCATCTGCCGCCGAGACGTCTGCAGCCCGCAAGGATCGGGAGCTGAACCAATTCATGACGGCCGTATGCGAGCAGAGCTGCGCCAGCTGCCATAAACAGAAAGTATGCTGGGAGAACAAATATTTTCAGACCAACAAAATTATGACGGAGATGATGGAGGCGGTGCGGGAAGGGCAAACGTTGCTGCCCAAGGACGTCCCCCGCCACTGGAATGCCCATTGCTCCAAAGTTCCGCAGGTGCTGGGCATTATCCGCCAGGAGTACGAGCTATATCAAAATGATATGCACTGGCGGAAACAATTATTCGATTCCAGGCAGCTTGTTGCCGATCAATTAGCCGGCGTGTCCCAGGTCATGGAGGACCTCGCCAAAGAAATTAAACGGGAGGGGATGACGCTTCATCTGCAGGAAGAACAAATCCGCGAAGCATTGGAGGGATTAGGATTATCGATTCAGGAAATCGAGGTTATTAACCTGGAGGAGGGGAATGTAGAAATTCTCGTATACCACACGTTCCATAAAGGATACGATGAATGCCGCAAATTAATCGCGCCGCTGCTCAGTGATATTCTGGGCGAGCATATCGCCGTCAAGTCGGAGAACGCTCCGGCCAAAAGCGGCGAGCCGGCGTTAGCCGTGTTCGGCTCGGCAAAGGAATACGAAATTGAAACCGGCATCGCCGGCGCCGCCAAAGGCGGAGATTTGCTGTCGGGAGACAGCTTTGCGATGCTCGAGCTGGGCAACGGCAAATATGCCGTCGCCATCAGTGACGGCATGGGCAACGGCGAGCGCGCCCGCGAAGAAAGCAGCGCCGCGCTTACCATTTTGCAGCAGCTGCTGCAATCCGGCATGGACGAGAAGCTGGCGGTCAAATCGGTGAATTCGATTCTGCTGCTCCGCTCGCCGGACGAAGTGTTTGCAACCGTAGATTTAGCCATTATTGATTTGTATACGGCTATGACAACCTTTATGAAAATTGGCTCAACGCCAAGCTACATTAAAAGAGGCGGAGAGGTGATACCGGTTACCGCTAACAATTTGCCGATCGGCATTTTGCAGGACATTGATTTTGATCTTGTTTCTATGCAGCTGCAGCCGGGCGATACGCTTATTATGATGAGCGACGGCATCTATGACGCCCCCGGCTATGCGGTGAATAAAGATATGTGGATGAAGCGGATCATCCAGGAGATGAAAGCGGATGATCCGCAGGAAATAGCGGATATGCTGCTGGAAACGGTCGTGCGGCATCATGAAGGCGATATCGTGGACGACATGACCGTGCTGGTGGCGCGCGTCGATAAGCATTTGCCCGAATGGGCTTCCTTCCGGTGGCCGGGGCTGGACAAGCTGGAGCGGCCGAGGACGGTGAGCTGA
- a CDS encoding S1 domain-containing RNA-binding protein — MAIEVGAKLEGKVTGITHFGAFVDLSGGVTGLVHISEIADNYVKDVKDHLKIDDIVTVKVINVDKDGKIGLSIKQAIDRPAGQQPPQRERTGGGGSFNRAGAGGPSGGGDRGGRPFKPSTGRPSYGKPSFGKPSFEDKMSRFLKDSEERISSLKKNTEGKRGGRGAKRV; from the coding sequence ATGGCAATTGAAGTGGGCGCCAAGTTAGAGGGTAAAGTGACAGGCATTACGCATTTCGGAGCATTTGTCGACTTGTCGGGAGGTGTCACAGGGCTCGTTCACATCTCGGAGATTGCCGATAACTACGTCAAGGACGTGAAGGATCACCTGAAGATTGATGACATCGTTACGGTGAAAGTGATCAACGTGGACAAAGACGGTAAGATCGGGCTTTCTATCAAACAGGCAATTGACCGGCCTGCAGGTCAACAACCTCCGCAGCGTGAGCGCACAGGCGGCGGCGGTAGCTTCAATCGCGCTGGTGCCGGCGGCCCAAGTGGCGGCGGGGACCGAGGTGGACGTCCATTCAAGCCTTCGACTGGCAGACCATCGTATGGTAAACCATCGTTCGGCAAACCGTCATTCGAGGATAAAATGTCACGCTTCCTGAAAGATAGTGAAGAACGGATTTCTTCCTTGAAGAAAAACACGGAAGGCAAACGCGGCGGCCGCGGAGCCAAAAGGGTTTAA
- a CDS encoding FtsB family cell division protein, which translates to MAIVAATNSNKPAARPGSKRRMKIWLAFMVIFMGWAAYTFFGQMQQQQETASRYATMKQQRDEAIQQKQSLSEQIDKLNDPEYIEQLATKEQGMVKEGEKVIQVVK; encoded by the coding sequence ATGGCGATTGTCGCGGCAACGAATTCGAACAAACCGGCAGCCAGACCCGGCTCTAAGCGCAGAATGAAGATTTGGCTTGCATTCATGGTCATTTTTATGGGATGGGCAGCTTATACGTTTTTTGGACAGATGCAGCAGCAGCAGGAGACGGCAAGCCGTTATGCCACCATGAAGCAGCAGCGGGACGAAGCCATTCAGCAGAAACAAAGCCTTTCCGAGCAGATTGATAAATTAAACGATCCGGAATATATTGAGCAGTTGGCAACGAAAGAACAAGGTATGGTAAAAGAAGGAGAAAAGGTGATACAAGTGGTCAAATAG
- the yabQ gene encoding spore cortex biosynthesis protein YabQ yields MTLSMQWWTMALMLLSGLGMGAVFDSYRVVSTELKFPKWWLPFLDLAYWIAAALIVFRVLYASNNGEVRIYVFLGLFVGVLVYYFLLSKAVSAIVRWLIEAVRTLIRLLLKTLEWTIVKPLLLLYKLARVILGFATAITIFLLKLVVQLLRPFWLLAKWIVGPIARPLIKRAGPYASRLQLASRAKGLAAKAGSLWNRWFKRSKGSD; encoded by the coding sequence GTGACGCTTAGTATGCAATGGTGGACAATGGCGCTTATGCTGCTGTCCGGTCTTGGGATGGGTGCTGTGTTCGACAGCTACCGGGTAGTATCTACCGAGCTGAAGTTTCCGAAGTGGTGGCTTCCATTCCTCGACCTGGCCTATTGGATCGCGGCGGCTCTGATTGTATTCCGGGTGCTGTATGCCAGCAATAACGGCGAGGTGCGCATATATGTGTTCCTGGGGCTGTTTGTCGGGGTGTTGGTTTATTATTTTTTGCTTAGCAAAGCGGTTTCCGCAATCGTCCGCTGGCTGATTGAGGCGGTTCGCACGCTCATTCGCCTTCTGCTGAAGACGCTGGAATGGACGATTGTAAAACCGTTGCTTCTGCTGTACAAATTGGCAAGGGTAATTTTAGGATTTGCGACTGCAATCACTATTTTCCTGTTAAAACTTGTGGTACAATTACTTCGTCCATTTTGGCTGCTGGCCAAATGGATAGTTGGTCCTATTGCCAGGCCGCTCATCAAGCGGGCCGGCCCTTACGCAAGCAGGCTGCAGCTGGCATCAAGAGCCAAAGGGCTTGCCGCCAAAGCCGGATCGCTATGGAACCGATGGTTTAAGCGCAGCAAAGGGTCCGATTAA
- the yabP gene encoding sporulation protein YabP, with the protein MAEQSKVQKNQELRLQNRKLLEITGARNVDSFDTEEFLLETELGFLTIKGQNLHIKHLNLEQGLVIIEGLIHSLAYLDGNNTGKSKGLFGKLFK; encoded by the coding sequence ATGGCGGAACAAAGCAAGGTGCAGAAAAATCAGGAATTGAGGTTGCAGAACCGGAAACTGCTGGAAATTACCGGTGCGCGGAATGTGGACAGCTTCGACACCGAGGAATTTCTGCTGGAGACCGAGCTTGGTTTCTTGACGATTAAAGGGCAGAACTTGCACATTAAGCATCTTAATTTGGAACAGGGGCTTGTCATCATAGAGGGGCTCATCCATTCACTCGCCTATTTGGATGGCAATAACACCGGCAAATCTAAAGGATTGTTCGGGAAGCTGTTCAAGTGA
- a CDS encoding DUF817 domain-containing protein, producing the protein MRFIRSLVAFGWQQALSCIFPVIIFAALALTKAVEVPYFHRYDMMLLICLLAQAGMLAFKLETFDELKVICMFHIIGLMLELYKVHMGSWSYPGEAWTKVGGVPLYSGFMYASVASYICQAWRRLQLDIAGWPRSLYAASVSAAIYLNFFTHHYVPDLRWVLTVLLVIVFYRTKVSFAVRGRRYSMPMVLSFLLIGFFIWVAENISTFFGAWTYPGQAQHWTIVGFGKISSWFLLVVISVIIVAQLKHVKGAQRQARF; encoded by the coding sequence ATGCGGTTTATTCGGTCGCTTGTCGCATTTGGCTGGCAGCAGGCTTTGAGCTGTATATTTCCGGTCATCATTTTTGCGGCGCTGGCGCTGACCAAGGCGGTTGAAGTGCCTTATTTTCACCGTTACGATATGATGCTGCTCATCTGCTTGCTGGCTCAGGCCGGCATGCTGGCGTTCAAGCTGGAAACGTTCGACGAGCTGAAAGTTATTTGTATGTTCCATATCATCGGGCTTATGCTTGAGCTGTACAAGGTGCATATGGGCTCCTGGTCGTACCCGGGTGAAGCATGGACGAAGGTGGGAGGCGTTCCGCTGTACAGCGGGTTCATGTACGCAAGCGTGGCGAGTTATATTTGCCAGGCTTGGCGCAGGCTGCAGCTGGATATTGCCGGCTGGCCGCGCTCGTTGTACGCCGCTTCTGTCAGCGCGGCGATTTATTTGAATTTTTTTACGCATCATTATGTGCCCGATCTGCGCTGGGTGCTGACCGTGCTGCTTGTGATCGTCTTTTACCGGACGAAGGTCAGCTTTGCGGTGCGGGGGCGCAGATACAGCATGCCGATGGTGCTGTCGTTTCTGCTGATTGGCTTTTTTATTTGGGTCGCGGAAAATATATCGACTTTTTTTGGCGCCTGGACGTATCCCGGGCAGGCGCAGCATTGGACGATTGTTGGCTTCGGCAAAATCAGCTCCTGGTTTCTGCTTGTCGTTATCAGCGTGATTATCGTCGCCCAACTGAAGCATGTAAAAGGCGCGCAGCGGCAAGCCCGGTTCTAA
- a CDS encoding RNA-binding S4 domain-containing protein, translating into MRLDKFLKVSRLIKRRTVAKDVSEQGRVWINGREAKASSTVKPGDELQIQYGQKIVTVRVERIAETTRKEEAGELYTLLKEEQRKPDDGWQ; encoded by the coding sequence ATGCGCCTTGATAAATTTCTGAAGGTTTCCCGGTTGATTAAACGCCGCACAGTCGCCAAGGACGTGTCCGAGCAAGGGCGGGTTTGGATTAACGGGCGCGAAGCGAAAGCGAGCAGCACAGTGAAGCCGGGGGATGAACTGCAAATTCAGTACGGCCAGAAAATCGTAACCGTCCGCGTCGAGCGGATTGCGGAGACGACCCGTAAAGAAGAAGCAGGCGAGCTTTACACCTTACTTAAAGAAGAACAGCGCAAGCCGGATGATGGCTGGCAGTGA
- a CDS encoding HU family DNA-binding protein, with product MNKTDLINNIAAKSGLTKRDVEAVLNGFLGEVTDALAEGDKVQLIGFGTFETRKRSGRVGRNPQTGKEITIPESKVPAFKAGNKLKEAIK from the coding sequence ATGAACAAAACAGACCTTATCAACAACATTGCAGCAAAAAGCGGCTTGACTAAACGCGACGTTGAAGCTGTTCTGAACGGCTTTTTGGGTGAAGTAACAGACGCTCTTGCAGAAGGCGATAAAGTACAACTGATCGGTTTCGGCACTTTCGAAACTCGCAAACGCTCCGGCCGCGTTGGCCGCAACCCGCAAACTGGTAAAGAAATCACGATTCCAGAATCCAAAGTTCCTGCATTCAAAGCAGGCAACAAGCTGAAAGAAGCAATCAAATAA
- the mazG gene encoding nucleoside triphosphate pyrophosphohydrolase, which translates to MNEQITVVGLGSGDPDQLTLGVWRRLQSAARVFVRTADHPMMALLKEQGISFVSFDSVYEQMDSFPDVYEAIAAKLLEEAASSAEPIVYAVPGHPMVAERTVQLLRERCPEGTLAILGGESFLDQAFLRLGIDPIDGFALLDAAGLSPSAIRPQMHTIIGQVYDTFTASDVKLALMERYPDHFEVVVAHALGVAGEEQIIRVPLYELDRVSGFGNLSLIWVPRSDDPSLLNRSFDRLHEIVAILRSPEGCPWDREQTHQSIRKNFIEELYEALEALDQDDPDGMREEFGDVILQVMLHSQMEEEVGAFSVYDVIQTLNEKLIFRHPHVFGDMGAGNAEEALGNWEQMKAEEKRRKGLDPSKQSALDGIPPDLPALMKAYKLQKKASKVGFDWGELEPVLAKVEEELAELRKAIRTQGADEQAGELGDLLFAAVNVSRFIDADPEEALSRTIAKFKSRFAYIEEQLRISGRKFDQTDLTEMDRWWEEAKRLKL; encoded by the coding sequence GTGAACGAGCAAATTACCGTCGTTGGCTTAGGTTCGGGCGACCCCGATCAGCTGACGCTTGGCGTATGGCGCAGGCTGCAGTCGGCGGCGCGTGTTTTCGTCCGGACGGCGGACCATCCGATGATGGCGCTGCTGAAGGAGCAGGGCATTTCTTTTGTCTCCTTTGATTCCGTTTATGAGCAAATGGACAGCTTCCCGGATGTGTATGAAGCCATTGCAGCTAAACTGCTGGAAGAGGCGGCAAGTTCGGCGGAGCCGATCGTTTATGCGGTTCCGGGCCATCCGATGGTTGCGGAGAGGACGGTGCAGCTGCTTCGGGAACGGTGCCCGGAAGGGACGCTTGCTATATTGGGCGGCGAGAGCTTCCTGGATCAGGCGTTTTTGCGGCTTGGCATTGATCCGATTGACGGCTTTGCGCTGCTCGATGCGGCAGGGCTGTCCCCTTCTGCAATCCGCCCGCAAATGCATACCATTATCGGGCAAGTGTACGATACATTCACCGCATCCGATGTAAAGCTTGCGCTGATGGAGCGGTATCCCGACCATTTTGAAGTCGTTGTGGCCCATGCGCTGGGCGTTGCGGGCGAGGAGCAGATCATCCGCGTGCCGCTGTATGAGCTGGATCGTGTATCCGGCTTCGGCAATTTGTCGCTGATCTGGGTTCCGCGTTCGGATGATCCTTCACTGCTTAACCGCTCATTCGACCGCCTGCATGAAATTGTCGCCATATTGCGCAGTCCGGAAGGATGCCCGTGGGACCGCGAGCAGACGCATCAGTCGATCCGCAAAAACTTCATCGAAGAGCTGTACGAAGCGCTTGAAGCGCTGGATCAAGACGATCCCGACGGGATGCGCGAGGAGTTTGGCGACGTCATTCTGCAAGTGATGCTGCACAGCCAGATGGAAGAAGAAGTTGGCGCTTTTTCAGTCTACGATGTTATCCAAACCCTTAATGAAAAGCTCATTTTCCGCCATCCGCATGTGTTTGGCGACATGGGAGCCGGCAACGCGGAAGAGGCGCTGGGCAATTGGGAGCAGATGAAAGCCGAGGAGAAGCGGCGCAAAGGGCTTGACCCGTCCAAGCAATCGGCGCTGGACGGCATTCCGCCGGATCTTCCTGCTTTGATGAAGGCCTACAAGCTGCAGAAGAAAGCGTCCAAGGTCGGATTTGACTGGGGCGAGCTGGAACCGGTGCTGGCCAAGGTGGAAGAGGAGCTGGCAGAGCTGCGCAAGGCGATCCGGACGCAAGGCGCGGATGAACAAGCCGGCGAGCTGGGCGATCTGCTGTTTGCAGCCGTCAACGTTTCCCGGTTTATTGACGCCGATCCGGAAGAAGCGCTGTCCCGGACAATCGCCAAGTTCAAATCCCGGTTTGCTTATATCGAGGAACAGCTTCGTATAAGCGGCAGAAAATTTGACCAGACTGATTTAACAGAAATGGACAGATGGTGGGAAGAAGCGAAACGTTTGAAACTTTAA